A window of Formosa sp. Hel1_31_208 contains these coding sequences:
- a CDS encoding nuclear transport factor 2 family protein, producing the protein MKPYTSLFFSLCFSVCFAQSNTEIFLFDLETSATQIELNNGQNISNNLGYDNQPSFLNDRYILFASTRNEQTDIAKYDMRYGSKSWLNFTEGGEYTPLKVPNKDEVSAVRLDKDGKQRLYGYTMSNGESTELIADLVVAYYTWFDDHTVVSAVIEGDDLNLYVSNVLDGRSRKYATKVGRSFHKIPNSNLVSFISKANETWQIKSLNPLTGVTKVIANTIEGVEDICWLNNKTILSGQNNVLYKLTLQRDNNWKEVANLSRNSISKITRLATNADASKLLIAGDVDSTATTTETTLDTSESDETTSDNSTKTSDAKAIVQKQLDAYNARDIDAFMATYTKDVKLYNYPNELRTDGQEQMRKSYKEWFDAVPDLRAFIKNRIVIGNKVIDEEQVTANGKVINAVAIYEVENGLISKVTFIQ; encoded by the coding sequence ATGAAACCTTATACTTCTCTTTTCTTTTCACTTTGTTTTTCTGTCTGTTTTGCGCAATCCAATACCGAAATTTTCCTCTTTGATTTAGAAACGAGTGCTACTCAAATAGAACTCAACAACGGTCAAAACATTTCTAATAACTTAGGCTATGATAATCAACCGTCATTTTTAAATGATCGCTATATATTGTTTGCTTCAACAAGAAATGAACAAACAGATATTGCCAAATATGATATGAGATATGGTTCTAAATCTTGGTTAAATTTTACAGAGGGCGGTGAATACACACCGCTAAAAGTTCCTAATAAGGATGAAGTTTCCGCAGTTAGACTCGATAAAGATGGGAAACAACGTTTGTATGGCTATACGATGAGCAATGGCGAATCAACAGAACTAATTGCAGACTTAGTTGTTGCTTATTATACGTGGTTTGATGATCATACTGTTGTTTCTGCTGTCATTGAAGGTGATGATTTAAACCTTTATGTTTCCAACGTCTTAGATGGTCGTAGCAGAAAATATGCTACCAAGGTTGGTAGATCATTCCATAAAATCCCAAACTCAAACCTCGTTAGTTTTATTTCTAAAGCGAATGAAACCTGGCAAATTAAATCCTTAAATCCTCTTACTGGTGTTACTAAAGTTATCGCAAATACCATAGAAGGTGTTGAAGATATTTGTTGGTTAAATAATAAGACCATTCTTTCAGGTCAAAACAATGTGCTATACAAACTGACTTTACAGCGTGACAACAACTGGAAAGAAGTTGCTAATTTAAGTCGTAATAGCATTTCTAAAATTACAAGATTAGCGACTAATGCAGATGCTTCAAAATTATTAATTGCAGGTGATGTAGATTCTACGGCAACCACTACAGAAACAACATTAGACACCTCTGAATCTGATGAAACTACGTCCGACAACTCTACTAAAACTTCTGATGCTAAAGCCATCGTTCAAAAACAATTAGATGCCTATAATGCCAGAGATATTGATGCCTTTATGGCAACTTACACCAAAGACGTGAAGCTCTATAATTATCCTAACGAACTCAGAACTGATGGTCAGGAACAAATGCGCAAAAGTTATAAGGAATGGTTTGATGCGGTTCCAGATTTAAGAGCTTTTATAAAAAACCGTATTGTAATTGGCAATAAAGTCATAGATGAAGAGCAGGTGACCGCCAACGGTAAAGTAATTAATGCCGTTGCCATATATGAAGTAGAAAACGGCCTAATTAGTAAAGTCACCTTCATTCAATAA
- a CDS encoding Xaa-Pro peptidase family protein, which produces MNTIHRILIVVLILFTSCIDTKPQEVIINPQSFWGENPWQDIRKERINSLLPQALKVAEVDCWLVICRENNNDPIADHIGGENAGGTAAFLFFNDDNGFHSMVFSPSGEATALDDLNIHDEVVSVERGTSAVEMATNFIKEKNFATIAVNSSDSNAMADGLSFTQRTDLENLLMDYEGTLVSSTQLIYEWLSIKLPEEVEILRKAAQLTADWQIEAYKQVIPGQSTDADIAKFLKQKMAEYAVTDGWAPDQNPNVNSGPDRGHSHATDKIIMPGDVIQIDFGIKVYDQWVSDIQRFAYVLKDDETKAPDNIQYYWESGKAGNRAVLAAMKPGVKGVDVDRAQRVLMEAAKSEYVMWSTGHPVGYVAHDVGPNLGGSQASHVRPASEKQLKEGMTFAFDGFHSWKLEDGSLKTISVEEMAIVTKNAAEYLIEPQEELILIPSN; this is translated from the coding sequence ATGAACACTATTCACCGTATTTTGATTGTCGTATTAATACTATTCACTAGCTGTATTGATACCAAGCCACAAGAAGTTATCATTAATCCTCAGAGTTTTTGGGGTGAGAATCCTTGGCAAGACATAAGAAAGGAACGCATTAACTCATTATTACCTCAAGCACTGAAGGTTGCTGAAGTAGATTGTTGGCTGGTGATTTGTAGAGAAAATAATAACGATCCTATCGCTGATCATATTGGAGGTGAAAATGCAGGTGGTACTGCAGCTTTTTTATTTTTTAATGATGACAATGGATTTCATTCCATGGTGTTTTCACCTTCTGGTGAAGCAACAGCTTTAGACGATTTAAATATTCATGATGAAGTGGTGAGTGTTGAAAGAGGAACATCGGCAGTCGAAATGGCCACAAATTTCATTAAGGAAAAGAATTTTGCAACTATCGCAGTTAATTCATCGGACTCGAATGCCATGGCTGACGGACTTTCATTCACACAAAGAACAGATCTTGAAAATTTATTAATGGATTATGAGGGTACATTAGTTTCATCTACACAATTAATTTATGAATGGTTATCTATCAAACTACCAGAAGAAGTTGAAATTTTACGCAAGGCAGCCCAACTAACGGCCGATTGGCAAATTGAAGCTTATAAACAAGTGATTCCTGGACAATCTACAGATGCGGATATTGCCAAGTTTTTAAAGCAAAAAATGGCTGAGTACGCTGTAACCGATGGTTGGGCTCCAGACCAAAACCCAAATGTGAATTCTGGTCCAGACCGAGGCCATTCGCATGCAACCGATAAAATAATTATGCCAGGAGATGTTATTCAAATCGATTTTGGAATCAAAGTCTACGATCAATGGGTTAGTGATATTCAACGATTTGCATATGTCCTAAAAGATGATGAGACTAAAGCTCCAGATAATATCCAGTATTACTGGGAAAGTGGAAAAGCAGGTAACCGAGCGGTACTGGCGGCCATGAAACCGGGAGTAAAGGGAGTTGATGTTGATAGAGCACAACGTGTGCTAATGGAAGCGGCAAAATCAGAGTACGTTATGTGGAGTACAGGACATCCCGTAGGATATGTGGCTCACGATGTTGGTCCAAATTTAGGAGGTTCACAAGCATCTCATGTAAGACCAGCTTCAGAAAAACAACTCAAAGAAGGAATGACTTTCGCATTTGATGGATTTCATTCTTGGAAGTTAGAAGATGGTTCACTAAAAACTATTTCAGTAGAAGAGATGGCTATAGTAACAAAAAATGCTGCTGAGTATCTAATTGAACCTCAGGAAGAACTTATCCTAATTCCTAGTAACTAA
- a CDS encoding DUF6265 family protein, with product MKYLLLLVFCLSTQIHAQEPTLEPKLENITWISGNWKGEAFGGQTEENWSKPSGGSMMATFKLINEGKVSFYEIEIIRELENTLVLQLKHFDNDLKGWETKNETVDFPLKKITATQVVFEGMSFEKVNDNEMNVYVDIKNDDGDIEIVKFNYHKDSKENKPLKQLIKVKKAETNPTIDGIANEAVWRTSKWYSLDQLWLGKAYSKDDFQGRYKLSWTNDALYLLVEIEDDKLIDNNEDPLVAWWDDDCLEVFIDEDNSGGNHQFTHNAFAYHIALDGNVVDLSTSEQGKLYNSHIESKRITTGNTSIWEVKISLYDDTYSDAGDHTPIRLKRNKNIGFALAYCDNDNSDNRENFIGSIAVEGKDKNRGWIDADIFGTLLLVN from the coding sequence ATGAAATATCTATTACTCCTCGTTTTCTGTTTATCGACGCAGATTCATGCTCAAGAACCTACTCTAGAACCTAAATTGGAAAACATCACTTGGATCTCCGGGAACTGGAAGGGCGAAGCCTTTGGCGGACAAACCGAAGAAAACTGGAGCAAACCTTCAGGCGGTTCGATGATGGCAACGTTCAAACTCATCAATGAAGGAAAAGTATCGTTTTATGAAATTGAAATTATTAGAGAACTCGAGAACACATTAGTACTGCAATTAAAACACTTTGATAACGACCTTAAAGGCTGGGAAACTAAAAATGAAACGGTAGATTTTCCTTTGAAAAAAATTACGGCAACCCAAGTTGTTTTTGAAGGCATGAGCTTTGAAAAAGTAAATGATAATGAAATGAATGTATATGTCGACATAAAAAATGACGATGGTGACATAGAAATAGTGAAATTTAATTATCATAAAGACTCAAAAGAAAACAAACCGCTTAAGCAGCTTATTAAAGTAAAAAAAGCGGAAACAAATCCCACTATAGATGGTATTGCAAATGAAGCTGTATGGCGCACATCTAAATGGTACTCTTTAGATCAATTGTGGTTGGGAAAAGCATACTCGAAAGATGATTTTCAAGGTCGTTACAAGCTATCATGGACCAATGACGCGCTTTATCTTTTAGTAGAAATAGAAGACGACAAACTCATTGACAATAATGAAGACCCACTTGTTGCATGGTGGGACGATGATTGCTTAGAAGTTTTCATAGATGAAGATAACAGTGGTGGGAACCATCAATTTACGCACAATGCTTTTGCTTATCATATAGCCTTAGACGGAAATGTAGTTGATTTGTCCACTTCGGAACAAGGTAAATTATATAACTCCCATATAGAATCTAAGCGCATTACAACGGGTAACACTTCAATTTGGGAAGTGAAAATTTCGCTTTATGATGACACTTATAGCGACGCAGGTGATCATACGCCTATTAGATTAAAACGCAATAAAAATATCGGATTTGCATTAGCCTATTGCGACAATGATAACAGCGACAATCGTGAAAATTTTATTGGCTCTATTGCTGTGGAAGGTAAAGATAAAAATAGAGGTTGGATAGATGCGGATATTTTTGGAACTTTACTACTTGTAAATTAA
- a CDS encoding M28 family peptidase yields MKKLMTLMFLMATCLTFGQTSQKIYDIIDAVSEERLRQDVKTLTEFGTRNTFSDTLSETRGIGAARRWIKNEFETISKDCNNCLNVFYQKDFVSKEGNRRVPKDAWVVNVIAVQKGTTYPNRYIIMSGDIDSRASDTMDFTTDAPGANDNASGMAGTIEAARVLSKYQFESSVIYVGLSGEEQGLFGGAGLAKHAKEQGWNIIGVLNNDMIGNITGVDGVVDNRTFRIFSEPTTTDETDPEKLARQARARRFYGGEVDGISRQLARYVHKTVNTYMPEMNPMMVYRLDRFGRGGHHRPFNDLGFAGIRIMEAHENYTQQHQDIRTENGIQYGDTFEHVNFGYAKKLTTVNAINMASLAWAPPAPPTVEIGGIVEPSAKLKWSSVAGAKGYKIYWRATTSPTWDHSRYVGDVNEFTLEGIVIDNFYFGVAAVDDEGFESVVVFPNKIMR; encoded by the coding sequence ATGAAAAAATTAATGACCCTTATGTTTTTAATGGCAACATGTCTAACATTTGGGCAAACCAGTCAGAAAATTTACGATATCATCGATGCTGTTTCAGAAGAACGATTGCGTCAAGATGTTAAAACACTTACCGAATTTGGTACCAGAAATACGTTTAGTGACACTCTAAGTGAAACGCGTGGTATTGGTGCTGCAAGACGATGGATTAAGAACGAGTTTGAAACCATTTCGAAAGATTGTAATAATTGTTTAAATGTATTTTATCAAAAAGATTTTGTCTCTAAAGAAGGAAATCGACGTGTTCCTAAAGATGCATGGGTGGTCAATGTCATTGCCGTTCAAAAAGGGACGACCTATCCTAATCGCTATATCATAATGAGTGGCGATATAGACTCAAGAGCTAGTGATACTATGGATTTTACCACAGACGCACCAGGAGCTAATGATAATGCCTCTGGAATGGCAGGCACCATAGAAGCTGCAAGAGTCTTATCTAAGTATCAATTTGAAAGCAGTGTCATATATGTGGGTTTATCTGGTGAAGAGCAGGGTTTATTTGGTGGAGCTGGGTTAGCTAAACACGCCAAAGAGCAAGGTTGGAATATTATAGGAGTTTTAAATAATGATATGATTGGAAACATCACAGGTGTTGATGGCGTAGTTGATAATCGTACGTTCAGAATATTTTCAGAACCAACAACTACTGACGAAACTGATCCAGAGAAATTAGCACGACAAGCCAGAGCAAGACGTTTTTATGGAGGAGAAGTTGACGGAATATCACGTCAGTTAGCGCGATATGTGCATAAGACTGTAAACACTTACATGCCAGAAATGAATCCTATGATGGTATATCGTTTAGATCGTTTTGGTCGAGGAGGTCACCACCGCCCTTTTAACGATTTAGGCTTCGCTGGAATTAGAATTATGGAAGCTCACGAAAATTATACACAACAGCATCAAGATATTCGCACAGAAAATGGGATACAATATGGTGACACTTTTGAGCATGTAAATTTCGGCTATGCAAAAAAACTCACCACTGTTAACGCCATCAATATGGCTAGCTTAGCTTGGGCTCCACCGGCACCTCCCACAGTTGAAATAGGTGGAATTGTTGAGCCCTCTGCTAAATTGAAGTGGAGTTCAGTAGCCGGTGCCAAAGGATATAAGATCTATTGGAGAGCCACCACCTCACCCACTTGGGATCATAGTAGATATGTTGGTGATGTCAATGAGTTTACACTTGAAGGCATCGTCATTGATAATTTTTATTTTGGCGTAGCTGCTGTAGATGATGAAGGTTTTGAAAGCGTCGTCGTTTTTCCGAATAAAATTATGCGATAG
- a CDS encoding M23 family metallopeptidase: protein MKINVGFIILLCFFSCSEKVIKPSYIQFQTKEDSIVISAINRNNYPLHVYVEQNSQAVTDTLILLPKESNILLRLSSQDDDTLSILENYGFRGAYGNPKMTVYDTLYNYQLPFPKGKKYTVLQGNDTNFTHDNDFSRYAIDFRMPIGDTVCAARSGYIAGIVQHHKKQGTNPSYRDYANFITMYHKDGTFSQYVHLKQNGALVVHNQYVEKGDPIGLSGHTGWSTEPHLHFAVFKSKPFEFVSIPILINGRKSQSINKWDLATH, encoded by the coding sequence ATGAAAATCAATGTCGGTTTTATAATCCTTCTTTGCTTCTTTTCATGCAGTGAAAAAGTAATTAAACCTAGTTATATTCAATTTCAAACCAAAGAGGATTCTATTGTTATTTCGGCAATAAACAGAAATAATTATCCACTTCATGTTTATGTGGAGCAAAATTCTCAGGCAGTAACAGATACGTTAATCTTACTTCCAAAAGAGTCAAATATATTATTGCGTTTATCATCACAAGATGACGACACACTATCTATCCTTGAAAACTATGGCTTTAGAGGTGCTTATGGCAATCCGAAAATGACAGTTTACGATACATTGTACAATTATCAGTTACCTTTTCCTAAGGGCAAAAAATATACCGTCTTACAAGGGAATGATACCAACTTCACTCATGATAATGACTTTTCAAGATACGCCATAGATTTTAGAATGCCAATTGGTGACACTGTTTGCGCTGCTAGAAGTGGCTATATTGCAGGCATTGTACAACACCATAAAAAGCAAGGTACCAATCCGTCTTATCGCGATTATGCTAATTTCATTACAATGTATCATAAGGACGGTACATTTAGTCAATACGTTCATTTAAAACAGAATGGTGCTTTAGTAGTTCACAATCAATATGTCGAAAAAGGAGACCCTATTGGTTTGTCAGGTCATACGGGTTGGTCAACAGAGCCACATTTGCATTTTGCAGTTTTTAAATCGAAGCCTTTTGAATTTGTATCTATCCCAATTCTAATAAACGGAAGAAAAAGTCAATCCATAAACAAATGGGATTTGGCGACTCATTAA
- a CDS encoding T9SS type A sorting domain-containing protein → MKKTTIFKVLTKLQTAVLLVCLLLSTGHLFASNETAATTTTTTIEEPDLRMKIRLEYNSPNSYMREISVLADENASSGFDEDFDTEMDNIQSDDMFWLIDSGKFLNQGINDINEDTVIPIGITTNSNGINTIEIDKLENIPNSMNIFVHDITLGIYFNIKEGPYAVNLNSGVYLNRFEIVFAQPDTLGVNEFETNANSIDIRFDVNADQIKVLNNANINIHNIEIYSILGQSVYRSNAINSNNTFTINADQMTTGAYIVIVHTENGIDSKKILVN, encoded by the coding sequence ATGAAAAAAACTACAATTTTTAAAGTATTAACTAAATTACAGACTGCAGTATTGTTAGTGTGTTTATTGCTTAGTACAGGTCATTTATTTGCCAGTAATGAGACTGCCGCAACAACTACTACTACTACTATTGAAGAACCAGACTTAAGAATGAAGATAAGGTTAGAATATAATTCTCCTAATAGTTATATGAGAGAAATTTCAGTTTTGGCAGATGAGAATGCATCTTCAGGTTTTGATGAGGATTTTGATACTGAAATGGACAATATACAATCTGATGATATGTTTTGGTTAATCGATTCTGGCAAGTTTTTAAATCAGGGGATTAATGATATCAACGAAGATACAGTCATTCCAATTGGAATTACGACTAATAGTAATGGTATCAATACGATTGAAATTGATAAACTTGAAAACATTCCTAACTCCATGAACATATTTGTACATGATATCACTTTAGGTATATATTTTAATATCAAAGAAGGTCCTTACGCAGTAAATTTAAATTCTGGTGTATATTTAAACCGATTTGAAATTGTATTTGCACAACCGGATACTCTTGGTGTAAACGAATTTGAAACAAATGCTAACTCAATTGACATCAGGTTTGATGTAAATGCAGATCAAATTAAAGTTTTGAATAACGCAAACATAAATATTCATAATATTGAAATCTATTCAATTCTTGGTCAATCTGTGTATAGATCGAATGCTATAAATTCAAACAATACATTCACTATTAATGCCGATCAAATGACTACTGGTGCCTATATTGTTATAGTCCATACTGAAAATGGAATCGATTCTAAAAAGATATTAGTCAATTAA
- a CDS encoding acyl-CoA dehydrogenase family protein: METTEKDILRGGQFLVKETKCEDIFTPEDFSEEQQMMKDSVMEFNDREIIPHKPRFEAKDYALTEDVMRKAGDMGFLSVAVPEAYGGMGMGFVSTVLTCDYISSGTGSFSTAFGAHTGIGTMPITLYGTEAQKQKYVPKLATGEWFGAYCLTEPGAGSDANSGKTTAELSADGKSYKINGQKMWISNAGFCRLMIVFARIENDKNITGFIVEFDKANPNGITLGEEEHKLGIRASSTRQVFFNDTVVPAENMLAGRGEGFKIAMNALNVGRIKLAAACLDSQRRILTTAVNYANERKQFNTPISDFGAIKVKLAEMAASAYAGESATYRAAKNIEDRIAMREAAGNSHQEAELKGVEEYAIECSILKVAVSEDVQNCADEGIQIFGGMGFSEETPMEAAWRDARIARIYEGTNEINRMLSVGMLVKKAMKGHVDLLGPAQAVQEELMGIPSFDTPDYSELFSEEKEMIKKLKKTFLMVAGGAVQKYGPQLEDHQQLLIAAADILIEIYMAESAILRTEKNAKRFGEDAQSAQIAMAKLYLYHAVDIVEEKGKESIISFAEGDEQRMMLMGLKRFTKYANYPDIVDLRKEVAEKVKSENKYCF; the protein is encoded by the coding sequence ATGGAAACAACAGAAAAAGACATTCTAAGAGGAGGACAATTCTTAGTCAAAGAAACCAAGTGCGAAGATATATTTACACCTGAAGATTTTTCGGAAGAACAACAAATGATGAAAGATTCGGTAATGGAATTTAATGACCGTGAAATCATTCCTCATAAACCTCGTTTTGAAGCAAAAGATTATGCCTTAACTGAAGACGTCATGCGTAAAGCTGGTGATATGGGCTTTTTAAGTGTTGCTGTACCAGAAGCTTATGGAGGAATGGGCATGGGCTTTGTCTCTACGGTCTTAACTTGTGATTATATATCAAGTGGAACGGGATCATTCAGTACAGCCTTTGGTGCGCATACAGGAATTGGAACAATGCCAATTACACTCTACGGAACCGAAGCGCAAAAACAAAAGTATGTCCCAAAATTAGCTACTGGAGAATGGTTTGGCGCTTATTGCTTGACTGAGCCTGGAGCTGGATCTGATGCTAATTCAGGAAAAACCACAGCAGAATTGTCTGCCGATGGAAAATCTTATAAAATCAATGGTCAAAAAATGTGGATTTCAAATGCAGGTTTCTGTCGTTTGATGATTGTTTTCGCACGTATTGAAAATGATAAAAATATTACAGGTTTCATCGTTGAATTCGATAAAGCAAACCCGAATGGTATTACACTGGGTGAAGAGGAACATAAACTAGGTATTCGCGCAAGTTCTACACGTCAAGTATTCTTTAACGACACTGTTGTTCCTGCCGAAAACATGTTAGCTGGCCGAGGTGAAGGCTTTAAAATTGCCATGAATGCACTTAACGTTGGACGAATAAAATTAGCAGCTGCTTGTTTAGATTCTCAAAGAAGAATTCTAACTACAGCAGTCAATTACGCAAATGAACGTAAACAATTTAACACCCCTATTTCAGATTTCGGAGCGATTAAAGTGAAACTTGCTGAAATGGCTGCAAGTGCTTATGCTGGAGAATCTGCAACATACAGAGCTGCTAAAAACATTGAAGATCGCATCGCTATGCGCGAAGCTGCTGGAAACTCACACCAAGAAGCAGAACTAAAAGGCGTAGAAGAATATGCTATTGAATGTTCTATCTTAAAAGTAGCCGTTTCAGAAGATGTACAAAACTGTGCTGATGAAGGCATCCAAATTTTTGGAGGTATGGGATTCTCTGAAGAAACACCTATGGAAGCTGCATGGAGAGATGCACGTATTGCCCGTATTTACGAAGGAACAAACGAAATCAACAGAATGTTATCAGTAGGGATGTTGGTTAAGAAAGCTATGAAAGGTCATGTTGATTTATTAGGTCCTGCTCAAGCAGTACAAGAAGAATTAATGGGAATACCATCTTTCGATACACCCGATTATTCTGAGTTATTTTCCGAAGAAAAAGAAATGATTAAGAAGTTAAAAAAGACCTTCTTAATGGTTGCTGGTGGAGCGGTTCAAAAGTATGGTCCTCAATTAGAAGATCACCAACAATTATTAATTGCAGCAGCAGATATCTTGATTGAAATCTACATGGCTGAATCAGCTATTTTAAGAACCGAAAAGAATGCTAAGCGGTTTGGTGAAGACGCGCAATCTGCTCAAATTGCCATGGCCAAATTATACTTGTACCATGCCGTTGATATCGTTGAAGAAAAAGGAAAAGAAAGTATTATTTCTTTTGCTGAAGGCGACGAGCAGCGTATGATGCTCATGGGTCTAAAACGTTTTACTAAATATGCCAACTATCCAGATATCGTAGATTTACGCAAGGAAGTTGCAGAAAAAGTGAAATCTGAGAATAAATATTGTTTTTAA
- a CDS encoding acetyl-CoA C-acyltransferase: protein MKQAYIVKAYRTAVGKAPKGVFRFKRADELGAETIQHMMKELPNLEVSRIDDVIVGNAMPEGSQGLNMARFISLIGLNSVDVPGVTVNRFCSSGLETIGIAAAKIQSGMADCIIAGGSESMSSVPMTGFKPELNYDTVKAGHEEYYWGMGNTAEAVANQFKVSREDQDEFAYHSHMKALSAQAENRFQDQIVPITVDQTYIDENGKKATKTYTVNKDEGPRKGTSKEALAKLRAVFAAGGSVTAGNSSQMSDGAAFVMVMSEAMVKELNIEPIARLVSYAAAGVEPRIMGIGPVKAIPKALKQAGLQQSDLGLIELNEAFASQSLAVIRELDLNPDIINVNGGAIALGHPLGCTGAKLSVQLFDEMRKREMNAKYGAVTMCVGTGQGACGIFEFLN from the coding sequence ATGAAACAAGCATATATAGTAAAAGCATATAGAACGGCAGTTGGAAAAGCACCAAAAGGTGTATTCCGTTTTAAAAGAGCAGATGAATTAGGCGCTGAAACTATTCAGCACATGATGAAGGAATTACCCAATCTTGAGGTCTCAAGAATTGACGATGTAATTGTAGGTAATGCAATGCCTGAAGGATCACAAGGTCTCAATATGGCACGATTTATTTCCTTAATCGGATTAAATAGTGTTGATGTTCCTGGTGTTACAGTAAATCGTTTTTGTTCTTCAGGTCTCGAAACTATTGGTATTGCCGCAGCAAAAATTCAATCGGGAATGGCCGATTGCATCATTGCTGGAGGATCTGAAAGCATGAGTTCTGTGCCTATGACTGGATTTAAACCAGAACTAAATTACGATACGGTTAAAGCAGGTCATGAAGAATATTATTGGGGAATGGGAAATACTGCTGAAGCTGTAGCGAATCAATTTAAAGTGTCGCGCGAAGATCAGGACGAATTTGCATATCATTCGCACATGAAAGCCTTAAGCGCACAAGCTGAAAATCGTTTCCAAGATCAAATTGTTCCAATTACTGTGGATCAAACCTATATCGATGAGAACGGAAAAAAAGCCACAAAGACATATACGGTCAACAAAGATGAAGGACCAAGAAAAGGTACTAGTAAGGAAGCCTTAGCGAAACTAAGAGCTGTATTTGCTGCTGGAGGAAGTGTTACTGCCGGAAACTCTTCACAAATGAGTGATGGTGCCGCTTTTGTTATGGTTATGAGTGAAGCAATGGTTAAAGAATTAAATATCGAACCCATTGCACGTTTGGTAAGTTATGCAGCTGCAGGTGTTGAACCTCGTATTATGGGAATTGGTCCTGTTAAAGCGATTCCAAAAGCTTTAAAACAAGCTGGATTACAACAATCAGATTTAGGGCTTATTGAACTTAATGAAGCTTTTGCTTCTCAATCTCTTGCAGTAATACGTGAATTAGATTTAAATCCTGACATCATTAATGTGAATGGAGGTGCTATCGCTCTTGGACATCCTTTAGGTTGTACTGGAGCTAAATTATCAGTACAGTTATTTGATGAAATGCGGAAACGCGAAATGAACGCTAAATATGGTGCGGTAACCATGTGTGTTGGTACTGGTCAAGGTGCTTGTGGAATATTTGAATTTTTAAACTAA